The DNA region CGCCAAGCGCCGGGTTAGCTGCGGCCCATGCGTCACGGTCATCAAGGTCGCATTCCGCCGGCGCGGAATAGATATGGCTAACGATGCGAGGATCCTTCGACGTCTCGGCGTCGTCTATCCAGCGCGAAAAGAGATCGTTGTCTGTGGCGGCCTGCGTCGAGATGGCGAACAGCATCGCGCGCCCTTCGTAGGCGCCCTGCGACGTTTCGATCGCCTCGACAAAATCGTCAGTCGGGCCTTTGATCTGGCCGACCTCATCGAGGATGGCCAGGATCGGCGAGCCGCCGTGCGCGCTCTTGGCCTCCGCCGAGCTAGCCTGATATTCGACGTTCTTTGCCAGGCCGACAATCATCTTGGCCGACGGCACAATGCGCGCGAGCTTCGAAAGCTCCGGCGACATCATCACCATCTTGGCGGCGTAATTGAAGACCTCGGCGGCCTGTTTGCGCGAGCGGGCGCCAGACACAATGCGACCGTTGGTATAAGCCTCGGGGCCAACGATATGCGCCAGCAGCAGGCAGGCAATCAGACCGGTCTTCCCGTTCTTACGGGCGATCGACAGGTATGCGCGCGACGTTCCTTTCGGATTGTCATAGACCGCCAGAATGAATCTGCGCTGGAAAGGGAGAAGCTTCACCGGCTTGCCGAGCAGCGTGCCTTCCGGCACCAGGCAGTAACGCTCGATGAACGCGATCACGCGCTCGCCGCGGGTGAGCGGCTTTGGCTTCTTTGCCATTCACTTCGCTAGTCCGGTCGCGCCAGCAGATCATCCTCTAGTGGGTTGTCACCCTCGATTGCCTTGGCCGCACCGCGGCGCTTCGCTACATCCCTCGCCTCGCCCGCTTGCGCACGCGCGTGGAGCGACAACGACCGACGGAACGACAGTATCGAGCTGGCGTGCATCTGCACGATTGATTTTCGCGGGTTAGCTACCGGCGTGCCCTTTTCGGAGTAGGCAACGCCGCCTTCGTCGCGCAAAAGCTTTTGCTCTCGCGTCAGGTCGGCCATGTTGCGGGCTAGCATTGCGGCGAGTTCGAGCTGGTGGGCCGACCAGTCTGACCGCGCATATTCTGAGATGACGTTGCGGAAGAACGGAAGGTCTTCCTCGTCGAGCGGCACGTTGTCCGGCGGCAGAATATCCGCCGTCGCCTTGGCCATGACGCGCACGGCTTCGGCCGCGCTGTCGATGCGCGCTTTCCTCTTTGCCATGGCGGTGGATTCCTCATTCGGCCTCGCGCGCTTGCGCGCACGGGAGGCAAAAATCTGTATTAGCACTAACGCGAATGCCCGACGCCGCTCCCATAGGCGATGGCGCCGAAACGGCGACCACCCCTCCCTACCCTAGCTCGATGGGATACCCATCAATGCCGTAGGTCACGACCTTCTTGCCGCGCTCCATCATCTGCTTGGCGCTGTCGTGATGGTGCTTGCAAAGGGACTGCAGATTGGTTGGATCGAAGAAGAGTTCAGGATCGCCATTGTGACGCCGCTTGTGGTCGACGACGTCCGCCTCTGTGATCTCCTCGGTCACCAAGCAGAACTCGCATAGCGGTTGCATCGCCAGCTGATGCTGTCGCAACCGGCGCCATGCCGCACCCTTATATAGGTGCTGCCATGCGGCGCTATCGGCGCGCTGTTTGGTGTCAGGTGTGGGCGCCATCGCGACAACCTCAACCAGGAATGCGATGGCGATCCCGCACTCTCAGGATATCACCGAAGATATAGGCGACACGCAGAAACGCCAAAAAGCCCCATAGCGACAGGAATGACCATGCTGCAAATACGTGGAACCGCCACGATGCTTCGGCATCTATATTGAAGGACGTTATCGACATCGCAATGCTTGAGAAGGTCAGGCAGAAGCCGAGGTATATTGCTCTCTTTGTGTATGTTAAAAAGAGTGCCATCTCCCTGGTTTCGCGTATCGCTTCGATGAAGCCGCCGCTCTTTCCCGCAACAAAGCCAAAGATACCGAAAACGAAACCTGTCTGGATAGAAGACCAATCGAATACAGAGGAATAAACGTTGCTTAGATCGAAGCTCTTGCTAGCGGCAGCATATGTAAGGTCCGTGCGAAAAAAGTAGAGCGCAGCCACCATGCAGGCGGCTGCGGCGACCGGACCAAATCGCTCAAAGAGATCGCTCATCCGATTATCTTCTTCATCTCGGCGGTCAAATAGCCTACCTTTACCCAATAGTTCTTTACTGGGTCGCGATCATCGATAGCCAGT from Rhizobium sp. NLR16a includes:
- a CDS encoding terminase small subunit → MAKRKARIDSAAEAVRVMAKATADILPPDNVPLDEEDLPFFRNVISEYARSDWSAHQLELAAMLARNMADLTREQKLLRDEGGVAYSEKGTPVANPRKSIVQMHASSILSFRRSLSLHARAQAGEARDVAKRRGAAKAIEGDNPLEDDLLARPD
- a CDS encoding HNH endonuclease signature motif containing protein, yielding MAPTPDTKQRADSAAWQHLYKGAAWRRLRQHQLAMQPLCEFCLVTEEITEADVVDHKRRHNGDPELFFDPTNLQSLCKHHHDSAKQMMERGKKVVTYGIDGYPIELG